In Coffea arabica cultivar ET-39 chromosome 9e, Coffea Arabica ET-39 HiFi, whole genome shotgun sequence, the genomic window caaaaacttttacaaaattttttcaaaaacttctacagtgtacagtaaagttttagacaaactcccaaaaaactcaggtctCAAACGGCCCGAAATTTGTAGGATCCATGCTGgtaaaaatggagaaaaaagaGATATTTTTATTCATATTGTATACACGTAAGCCGGTGAAAATCCTAGCAGGTCCTACCGAGGCCAACTTGCATCAACAGTTACTCAATTTCTCATGGTGAAATTTGCTTGAAGGAATCAACGCGACGGACTTGTGATGAAGATTATTATAAACTGAATGCCACGCCCCGTAGTAATCTCATTCGCGTGTAAAATAGTCTTAAAAATCTATTTCTGAAGTACACAAGTTTTTATGATTAGAAATTcatcaaacaaatttaaaatacaactaaagtTTTTAACTTCACCATATGAAAAGTacatcaaatttttttaaaaaaaaaaaaaaaaaaaaaaaaaccacagaCATGGAGAACATTAAGGTCAGAAAGAAAAGGTCTAATTACAGGAACAACTCTTGAATTCAAGATAATGTTGATGAGCAAACCCCAACACCAACTACAACGAAAATGATGGAAAGTGGTTTCACGGCCACAACAGCTCTAACCAGAACACCACTAAATCTAGCATCATACAATCATCAGCTCATGCTTGATCATTCAATAAATACTGCTAATGGATCCAGAAAGCATCCCTCTCTAATTTTTGGCTTCCAGCTCCAGCAACTCAAGACATCCTTCTTCGCATCCACACCCAGAAACACAATCCAACCCACGAACATAACAAACAAGCTCAAGAAATCAAGCAAACCTGGAATTGTGCAACACCCATAATCAACTCCAACAATATCCCAGCAAGAAAGTAACAAAACGTAAAAGGCCCTCAAGAACCGTGTAATTTCCAGGTGAGAATGCATACCATCACAGTTTTATTCAGCTGCACAACCTTCCCTTCTTAAAAAACAGTCTTTTAAACATAGATCTACAAGTAAAATCCTAAAAGATGGCATCTAAGCATCTTGTAGTCAAGAATGACATGACCAAAAGCTATACCCATATCCACTATGATTGTGAATCCAACGCCAAGAACAGCTCGCCACAACCAAGGCACATCATCCATAAACTAATGCTGGGACGTTGACTGATCATGAAGATTCTAGCAAGGGCAATATGGTGGAACATCACAACTTAAGTGTGATTCTAACTTCCAAATAGCCTTAAAAGTTCGTGCATCTAATAAACTCTATTCTTGTTTAGTTTAGCTTTCAGCCTTTGCTTGCTCTGAATTCTGAGTGCATGCCAATCCCTCATGGGTATAGTTTCAAAAAACTGTCCATTCCTATGATTAATAAGTCAAAGAGGTATGAAACAGAGACGATGCTCACCTCAGCTGACACTCCTTCCCAAAGCATAAGATCATGAAATTCAATACAGCATAACTGAAGGATAATCCTCAAAGGGACAGAAAGTTCAGGCTCTaaattgaaaaggaagaaaggagaaagaagCATGTTCAGACTAGAGACATCAACAAATGAATTGAGGATCGTAAGCATCAGAAAATCCATTTTAGCAGCTTCCATGAGAAACTATTCGCACTCCTGCTACATAATTCTACATATTTCAGAGACAGATATTTAAAGACCGTCAGGAATGTGCAGATGCACTTCATTAAAATAACACAAACAAGAACAAAACTGGTTCAAAATTCTGAGTGAGTTGTTACCTGTCTCTTTCTCTGTCCTTAAACTGTCTGCTAGATTTTGTGCCATTATAGAACATATTCTTCTGAGAGAGCATTATAAGTTTTGTCAGTAACAATACTATTGTCACAAAGTTACAAGGTTCATCAGATAGTAACTCACCACAATAAACGATATAGAATTAGTCTTTGCTACAGTGTTGTTGTTAGAGAAAAACTATTAATCAACTCCTTTAGTAAAGATCAAAAAGTACGACTCATACAGATGCTATAATCTCCCGTAAAATTGCTGAAcaacttacttttatttttggcTCCATAAACATCCATAGCTGGAGTCTTAAAGGACCAGTTTAAATCCCTTCGACAGGAAATCATCCCTGAGAAACAAAGTAAGTAAGATTAAGCCAAAGGTCATATTCTTTCAATGGGATGGGAAACAAAAGATTCTCTGTAGAGACAGTaaattcccccccccccttcctttctcttccttctttgtTAAAACCAAAGGGATGAGGCAGTAATGACCAATCTTGAGTTGACCATGAAGGTTAATGCAGATATCTGTTCTTTATGAGCTGTAAAAACTGAAAACATGAGCGCTCCCAAACAAAATAATCACCAAAAAGAGCTACCCAATAGGAGGAGAAAGAGAACTCATATAAACTTTTGCTTCCACTAGGAGGAGGAAGGCAAATAGAGGAAGAAAAATTTAACCTTCTATTATGCACTTGTTCATATGCAAATACTTGACTTGCTCTTCAGGGCTTTtttgttattcttttttctgtttGTGCCCACTGATCAGTTACCAGTTTAACAAGTTTCAATATTCTGAAGTCAATAATCCTAGCTACATGCGAACTTCactttttcccccttttgttCTTGCATGCATCTCACCTATACTTTGTTGTTGGTCTTTTCTCAAGAACTAGCAAACAGGGGCGGATATGTTACCGAAGGTCAAAGGAGGGCAGTGACCTAGCTATATCAGCTGTAACACCACCAGTGTGAAATTGTCACAGCATCCAGTATCTATCCCAAACCTTATCAAATCCGTGTTTCAGGATTCAGCTAAAGACTAAATGAAGCATGTGACAAAGTTCACAACTTGGTACTTTTGAAAGTGCAGATTGAtctgaaagaaaagaagagttattcttttatatttttatgtcCAATTTAGCAGCTTTGGATAAAGAAGTAAATTCATAGCACCCCTCATCCACCAGCCCAAAAAGTAAATTGACGGTATTTTTTACTACCTTCCAAGTCTTGAAAATCCGGAACAGATCTACCTTCACATGAAGTAAAATCGGGAGTTCCAAAAGATATATAATTTTGACCTTAGTATTTCCAAAAGGCTGTTAGAAATAGTAGTAATATTGGTACCCGTGGAAAATTCAATGGAAACAGAACAGCAATTACATTTAAATAACACAACCATTTACATTTAAATAACGCGACCAAGACTTTAGTAACATTAGACTCCATTTTATTAGTACCTCTTCTTCCGGGTGTCGTTCACCTTTGTATTTTTTTGTCTAGTAGCCCTTCTCGTGATGCCAATCTCATcctctccaccaccaccaccacgaCAGCCATTTTCAAGAGGAAGAAGGCTTCCAACAAAAAACTCGGCGTAGAACCTAAAAGGCAAACCCTGGACATCAACGTCTCTAGTAGTTTTCCTCGTCAAATCATACCAAACAAGCTTTTCATCATCGCAATTCAACAGAACCTCGTCGCCCCTCCTTGAATAAGCTAAAGGGCTAATAAGAGAACAATGCTCATCAATAAGAGGAGGAGCAATCGACAAAAGCTTAGTCCAGGAGCTCTTCACATGGTACTCCTTCATGATCCATATATTAATCCTGCGTTTTTTGCGAACAAGCAAGCAGAGACACCCAGCCATTTCATCCACACTCAACTCAACGTTCTCAAGCAAAAGATCCGGTTTTGGGATCGTATAGTGCTTTTCAGTCCTCAGATcaaaagctacaatttcttggTAATAGTTGTCGAGCGATAAGACTGTATGCACAGCCCCGTTAACATGGACACCCCACCCTCTTATTCGGGGGAGAGGAAAAGGATAATGATCAACCCTTCTCCAAGAATTGGTTTTCAGGCTATAGATTTTAGCTTCAGAACCGATCCAAGTGGAATCGGGAGATCGAAATTCGACAACCCTAAGAACTTTATAATCATCGTCTTGAGCAACATAGCCAAACCCATACCTCTTGTATAAAGCGTTGTAGTCCACAGGAATCCCAGGAGGAGGATATTCATGAGGGGAATCGGGTAAAGTCTTGTATTTTCTGGTACATGGGTTCCACAGAAAAGGCGTTTGATTTTGACCCAGGAGAAGAACCAAGCCATTGCAGGAATTCGACACATCAGAACTGGAAAAGGGGGGCCTGAGAGGGCGGGCGCAGTCGAGGGAATCCAAGTCAATGGAATAGATTCCCAGAAACCCAAGGATGAGGCTTCGATTGGTGGTGCCGGCGGCTTTCTGAGATTGGCGCAGGTGCATCTGGACGAAATCAGGGCTGTCAATTAAAGAGCGCCATGGCTTAGAAACGCATCTGAATCGCAGGAGAGATGTCGCCGGCAGACGGGAGAGGATGTCCAGGATGAGCTCCCAGGGGAGATTCGGCATCCTGGGGACTTGCGAGGGTAAGGGAAGAGGAGTGGAGCACACGGAAGGAGACATTGGAGGGGATGATATGCTTCAGCCGGACAGAAAAACAATCCACCATGTTAGGGTAGGTCGGAGCGGTGCTTTCGGTTTGGGTGGCCAAGGAAGGGATGGGATGGGACAGGGATGGGTGGTTGCGGTATTGTGACGAAAAAGAGGCGTGTAGGGCTACACGTGCCGCTGTTTATTGTTGGAGCTGTGGCCTGCTTTAGTAGTACGCAATCTGTTGGGGACAGCAGCGGGACCCCCGTGAAATTACATATTGCGGTGGCCGACCCAGGTTACTACATCTGTAAAATATTAGTGTAGTAGTTTGCTTATATAAATGTTTTAGAACTGACTGACGCATTCaaccaaagaaaaaaattcaaagagtGTGCGAGTGCATTTATCTTAACCGAGGAGGTGGCTGGCCTTGAACGCTACACGAGCCAGCCCAATTAGACCATACCAATGTCATAATGCATGAGTAGAGTAATACCAATTGCTAcatttttcgtgatcacatttttctattatttttttctcttatttacatcaaatcgttacagtaattttttaataaaaaatgacgaaaaatgcaatccaaacggagcctaaATTATTGATAATTGACCCCAAAAAAATCAATGATTCACAATTTATTATTTCAATAACACATGTATTTTATTgatttctttatcttttttttttgtgattttaccAATTATTAAAATCAATTTTGTGCTTTCAACTTTGAAAGCGTGGTTCTTCAACTAATCAAACGCCAAACCACCGGCCCAAGCCCATTaaccaaaagaagaaagttttaggccttgtttggattgcggtttttcgtcggaaaattacgtcgttttccgtgatcatatttccctattaccttttttccttacatacatcaaatcgctacagtaatttttccatgaaaaaatatgaaaaatgcaatccaaacacaaccttagaACTCTCTTCACTGTCAAGTTCGGGATTCGAAAAAACTTCTATCGCTGTCAAGATCAGAGTTTAAAACAGCCCTCCTCATTGTTTGAATTCTATGATAGTTAGTGCGGGAGggtcaaaaataaataaacaccaTTATGTACTGGGGATATTCATATTTGGTTAGACAAGGACtagttttctttaaaaaaaaaaaaaaagaaagttgaaattgctaaagaataaaaataaactgCAGTATCGAATACAGATGTTAGCTTTTGTGCAAGTTCATGTAACGAGCCTTTTAAGAATTAAACTCAATTAGAAAATCTACGCAAGAAAAAGGACAAGTTAATCGGAGAGCAAGTCTCAAAAATAGCCAATAGAATCTCAAGCTTGATGCTTGGAAAATGAACCGCTATAGGATGTAGAATtctacatttttcaattttttaaaaaataatgtaCGGTAATGATTTGATATGTGTGAAATAAAAAAGCGATTAAAAATATGTTCACGaaaaacttaaaatttttttttataaataacttcaatccaaacaataactaaaggttttgtttggattgtatttttctagattttttgtagaaaaattactataacgatttgatatatgtgaggtaaaatgatgataggaaaatgtgttcacgaaaaacgtatcaatttttcaaagaaaaattgctaTCCAAACAGAACCTAAGTCCTTGTTTGGAATTTGTACCCAAATTTGTGTATCGGGTAGAATATGTACCCAAATTCAACATCTTTTCCGCCCCACCCAACTGTTCCAACTGCCACTTCCTCCTACCCGACAACTATTGGATCTGAATTTTAAAGGACATAAAAAGTACCTACCACATACTTCTAATCGGAATCTACTAGCTGTCAGAAGTGGGCACTCTGCCTTTTCTCCTCATTCATGAACTTTTGTACGGTTCAATTAATCCTTGGAAACAACCAGCTACTCCAATTATACAAGTAATTGATGGGTAGGAGAGTTTTAAAACTTTTCTTGGATATAGATGAAGAAATTCGATCCTTTGATccatatttttgtccaaaatttcttgaaattttcatagcggatacttgattgtggcgtttcAATCTCTTTCGAATTCTCCATTTATCCTCTTGAATCCATCCCTTTCACTTAATATAAAGTAAGAGTGggtataaaataaaatttatcatgttcaaaaaaaaaaagttaatccCCGAAAATCACTGAGTTTTGATTCAATCACCGTCAAAAAAGGATTAAATCCCCCTTTGAACCATAGGTTAGAGGATCGAACCCCACTTGCAGTGAAAGAAATctaaaaaaatgtcaaaacacCCCTTTAATCTAATCAGATTCATATATTTACTAATCTTTTATACACAACCTTTTTAGACTATTCTCCCGAGAGAAAAAAATATTGTCATTGCCGTAAAAGGCGAAAAAAAATTAACCCCCGGAATCTTGCAAAGGTAAAGTTGCAACTAGCAAAACCGGATGGCCTCAATGCCATTCGCacttttttgctttttgaatttatttttcttttctttattaatGACGTTCATCTTTGTTGGAGttgcaaactttttttttttcttttaaccttttgtAAGCCTCCAATGTCCAATAATCACATTAAGCCTCGTCGATTAATCCAGGGTCGAGCATTGTCGTACCATTTTGGAGAATGATTCTCTCACGTTGATTTCTCAATCCAAGAACTCATTGCTTAGGAAGTATCTATCAAACTTCTTGCCACTTCGACTCAATAATCATTCATTTGTTTGAACCACAAAATTGTCAGGAGAGCCGTCTCGATTCTCAAATTTCAAAActgttattttttaaaagtctttattaaaagaaaataatgtaAACATTccgtgtatgtatgtatatatatatatatatatatatatgataaaaaattaattaaaaaatatatttacaaaaaatgtaaaaattttgcTGCAGAAaccagcaatccaaacaaaagggGGACCGCGTCACCTATCGAATCACCTACCATTCACCCGGAACAAGATAATGATAGTAGGTCGTTTCTTCAAACTTCGGATTATGATTGTTTTGAAAATCATCATAATTTACCAAAGAAGTGATCCACTACCATTTGCTTGAGATGGTGGAAAAATCGCACCATCACGCCACATTGCATTGCCTCCGTAGAGTATATGGTGTACAGTGCAACGTGTGATACACAACAATAATATATACCTAACATCTTTCCCTTGGCAAGAGTCAAAACTTGAGACTTCGATTCCAACATCATTTTCCGGTGTGGGCTCTCCCTTACCAGCTTCCTTATAAGAAGGGAAAATCAAGTTTAGAATGGCAAAGATCTGTCTAGATCCCCAttaattgccaaaaaaaaaaaaaaaacattttccaatcacacaTTATTGCATCCCAAAAATTGCTAAaacatattttaaaaaaaaaaaaattcaaaaaactgTCAATCTTGCGAAATCAAAATTGCCTCCCATTCACATAATTTGACTTTTAAAGAATATATCTACACGCTAAAGAGACCAACAAAGAGAGTCAAAACAGAATTACCTCAAGTCTTGGTTCTTCTTCGTTCAGGTATACCACAGTGGGACTCTGATAACGTTGATGCCAAGTGAAGCCATGTTGCAGATTTCTTTAAAGCTCTAATTATACAACCTGCTCTGTCCAGTCACCACAAATATCACAAAGATCATTCCATCAAACTGCCTTCTAGATGAtcatcataaatcaatgatcaTTTCACCTTGCAACACAACCTAACTTCTTAGTTTAGAATCACCAACATTTTACCATAGCATGTCCCTTGATATATAAAAATTGCAAACACAAACGCCAGTGTCAGCTACTGCACGCAATTAATATCACATTCACTACTCCAGAGTTAAATGCATTGGCTAAAACAAGATATCAGGCGGATATATGCAACAAGCGGCTAAAGGTTTTAAAACTACATAACAAAACAATTAGCACTACTCTTCACTGTCTTCACTTCATCACTTTCACATCTGTTCAGCAAGTTCCCAGACAATGCATTAGTTCCCAACTTTCTTTTGAAGCAAAACAACATTATTGTGTCggaaaaattatgaaaatatcaCCCTCTCAATCATCTTAAAAACATCAGCGTTGCATTGAACAATTATTCCTAGCGTTAGCTACAGCACACAATCGATATAGTATTCAGTAGTCCAAAGCTAAATACATCAGTTAAAATAAGATATCAGGTGCATATTTACAACAAGAGGCTACAAAGTTCAAGATTACATAAGAAAACGACTAGTATTATTCTTCAGTGTCTTCACTTCATCAATCCATGAAAAACCTTATGAAAAAGACTTGTCACATCTGTTCAGCAAGTTCCCTGAGAATAAATTAGTTTCAAAAAGTTCTTTCAATGCAAAACAACATTGTGTCTGGAAAATCTACCGAGTTATGATAAAATTAACACCCTCTCAATCATCTCAAAAACGTCATCATTGCATCCAAAACTTATTATACCGTGTAATACTAACACCTTACCAGCTTAGTTCGCTCCAGTTGCTGCCAATTTTTTCATAGCACCAGTTTAAATCCCTCTGACAGGAAATCAACCCTAGTAGAACAAAGAGAAAATTAAGCATGCAGCGTGAGGCCTACAGATGCAGTGTGAGAGATAAAAACAAGACTTAACAAAGATAGAAGCAGACAGCTTTTTCATATCCGTAATTACCAGTGGGGAGAAAAACCAGACCTGTAATCATTAAAATCTCAACTAGTCATGCTGCCACACTTACGAAGCCTAAAGAACAAGAAGAGCACAAGGAACTAAATTTGCCCTAGTATACATGATATGTAATATTTCTGTGTGTTCATGCAAATGTGTATTTAAGAGAAAGAATAGCCTCGGAAGAAAGCACAACAATTGTAGACAATTGAAACAACTTACCTTTTTTTCACTCTACTTTTCTCCTGTTGGCGTAGCTCCTCAGTTTCATCCCCTTCTCCGGAGACATCAGGCTGAATGAGGCTTGCAACACATACCTCAGCATAAAAGACAAATGGCAAACCATCAACAGAGACATTCCTAACAGTCTTCCTTCTCAAATCATACCAAATAAGTTGTTTATCGTCGTGGTTCAAGAGAACCTCTTCACCGTTCCTTGAATAAGCCAACGGGCCAATGGTAATATACCGCTCAACGAGTGGAGGAGCGATTGTTAGCAATTTAGTCCAAGATTCTTTCACTCCATATTCCTTCATTATCCATACATCCGTTCGATACCTCTTTCGAGGACGAACCAAACACAGACAACCACCCAAGACCTCCACAGTGAACTCAAGATCAGTACCTGTAAAATCCGGTTTTGGCAAGGTATAATGCTGCTCAGTCCGAACATCAAAAGCCCAAATCGACGAGTCGAAGTAACCAAGATCCCCTGTTCTCACTCCCGTATGCAAAACACCATTCAAATGAGCACCCCAGGCCCTCTTATAAGGAAGCTGATAAGGGAAATTTTTGATCTTTCGCCACTTATCCGACTTAGAACTATAAAGCTTCGCCTCAGACCTAATCCACTCCGAATCAAAGCCTCTAAACTCCTCAACCCTGACCACTCTATAATCATCATTCACAGCATCATAAGCAAACCCATAAGTCACATAAGCAGAAccaacctcaaaatcaaccgGTTGTTCGACCGGAGTAGCCGGTAATTCCCTGTACTTTCTAGTGAAGgggttccaaataaaagggatttTAGCCAAAACAAGGATTAAGCCATTGCAAGAGTTGGATACATCTGAGGCGGAGTATGGCGGGCGAAGCCTATTGGCAGCGTCGAGAGAATCCAACTCAACAGAATAAATCCCCAAGAATCCAAGCATGAGGAACAAATTTGAGCCAGTCTTTTTGGACTGAAGCAGATGCATTTTGATGAAACTACGGCTATCAATCACGCTGCACCATGGTTTCGATACGCACCTGAATCTCAGGAGGGACTTGACCGGCAGCCGGGTGAGGATGTCGGTGATGAGCTCCTGCGGAAGATTGGGCATCTTTATTAGGGCTTGGAAGAGGGGAAATGAAGTTTGGTAAACGCGGACGAAGGGCCGATTTAGTAGCACTTCAGCTGATTAGTCAGTCGTGAGAGAGACTGAAGGAATTGGTCAAGTCTTCCAGCCTCGGGATGCTACTCTAGTAAACATACTATAGATTGGAGCCTCGTGTGGTATGGTTTGTCGATGGTTCAATCCCAATAATGGTTCGATCTATCTTATTTCTTCAAATTCATATTACTCTGTTAGATTATACGTAGCTCCTTCAAATTCACATGAGTATAAATTGCATTCGTATGATTTCACAGTTCAATCtctattaatttttctttattcaatTGAATCACCTTCTACAATAGACTTAGAGTAGAAGGAGATGCAAAGTAAATTGTGATggttgacccaaaaaaaaaacatacataCTTGGAATGTCGGATGGACGTCATTGTCGTTCAGATGGCGGTGGATTGAAAAATTGTGGAGTAGGAAAAATT contains:
- the LOC113709278 gene encoding F-box protein CPR1-like, with translation MSPSVCSTPLPLPSQVPRMPNLPWELILDILSRLPATSLLRFRCVSKPWRSLIDSPDFVQMHLRQSQKAAGTTNRSLILGFLGIYSIDLDSLDCARPLRPPFSSSDVSNSCNGLVLLLGQNQTPFLWNPCTRKYKTLPDSPHEYPPPGIPVDYNALYKRYGFGYVAQDDDYKVLRVVEFRSPDSTWIGSEAKIYSLKTNSWRRVDHYPFPLPRIRGWGVHVNGAVHTVLSLDNYYQEIVAFDLRTEKHYTIPKPDLLLENVELSVDEMAGCLCLLVRKKRRINIWIMKEYHVKSSWTKLLSIAPPLIDEHCSLISPLAYSRRGDEVLLNCDDEKLVWYDLTRKTTRDVDVQGLPFRFYAEFFVGSLLPLENGCRGGGGGEDEIGITRRATRQKNTKVNDTRKKRDDFLSKGFKLVL
- the LOC113710364 gene encoding F-box protein CPR1-like isoform X4, yielding MPNLPQELITDILTRLPVKSLLRFRCVSKPWCSVIDSRSFIKMHLLQSKKTGSNLFLMLGFLGIYSVELDSLDAANRLRPPYSASDVSNSCNGLILVLAKIPFIWNPFTRKYRELPATPVEQPVDFEVGSAYVTYGFAYDAVNDDYRVVRVEEFRGFDSEWIRSEAKLYSSKSDKWRKIKNFPYQLPYKRAWGAHLNGVLHTGVRTGDLGYFDSSIWAFDVRTEQHYTLPKPDFTGTDLEFTVEVLGGCLCLVRPRKRYRTDVWIMKEYGVKESWTKLLTIAPPLVERYITIGPLAYSRNGEEVLLNHDDKQLIWYDLRRKTVRNVSVDGLPFVFYAEVCVASLIQPDVSGEGDETEELRQQEKSRVKKRELAEQM
- the LOC113710364 gene encoding F-box protein CPR1-like isoform X3; translation: MPNLPQELITDILTRLPVKSLLRFRCVSKPWCSVIDSRSFIKMHLLQSKKTGSNLFLMLGFLGIYSVELDSLDAANRLRPPYSASDVSNSCNGLILVLAKIPFIWNPFTRKYRELPATPVEQPVDFEVGSAYVTYGFAYDAVNDDYRVVRVEEFRGFDSEWIRSEAKLYSSKSDKWRKIKNFPYQLPYKRAWGAHLNGVLHTGVRTGDLGYFDSSIWAFDVRTEQHYTLPKPDFTGTDLEFTVEVLGGCLCLVRPRKRYRTDVWIMKEYGVKESWTKLLTIAPPLVERYITIGPLAYSRNGEEVLLNHDDKQLIWYDLRRKTVRNVSVDGLPFVFYAEVCVASLIQPDVSGEGDETEELRQQEKSRVKKRSGFSPHW
- the LOC113710364 gene encoding F-box protein CPR1-like isoform X2, translating into MPNLPQELITDILTRLPVKSLLRFRCVSKPWCSVIDSRSFIKMHLLQSKKTGSNLFLMLGFLGIYSVELDSLDAANRLRPPYSASDVSNSCNGLILVLAKIPFIWNPFTRKYRELPATPVEQPVDFEVGSAYVTYGFAYDAVNDDYRVVRVEEFRGFDSEWIRSEAKLYSSKSDKWRKIKNFPYQLPYKRAWGAHLNGVLHTGVRTGDLGYFDSSIWAFDVRTEQHYTLPKPDFTGTDLEFTVEVLGGCLCLVRPRKRYRTDVWIMKEYGVKESWTKLLTIAPPLVERYITIGPLAYSRNGEEVLLNHDDKQLIWYDLRRKTVRNVSVDGLPFVFYAEVCVASLIQPDVSGEGDETEELRQQEKSRVKKRLRKCGSMTS
- the LOC113710364 gene encoding F-box protein CPR1-like isoform X1 produces the protein MPNLPQELITDILTRLPVKSLLRFRCVSKPWCSVIDSRSFIKMHLLQSKKTGSNLFLMLGFLGIYSVELDSLDAANRLRPPYSASDVSNSCNGLILVLAKIPFIWNPFTRKYRELPATPVEQPVDFEVGSAYVTYGFAYDAVNDDYRVVRVEEFRGFDSEWIRSEAKLYSSKSDKWRKIKNFPYQLPYKRAWGAHLNGVLHTGVRTGDLGYFDSSIWAFDVRTEQHYTLPKPDFTGTDLEFTVEVLGGCLCLVRPRKRYRTDVWIMKEYGVKESWTKLLTIAPPLVERYITIGPLAYSRNGEEVLLNHDDKQLIWYDLRRKTVRNVSVDGLPFVFYAEVCVASLIQPDVSGEGDETEELRQQEKSRVKKRVDFLSEGFKLVL